The Paenibacillus sophorae genome has a segment encoding these proteins:
- a CDS encoding GbsR/MarR family transcriptional regulator, protein MNDLEGLAPEQIERISKARERVIDSIGKNMDLYGVTLSIGHLYGYMYFKQGPVTLDELSKSMGMSKTSMSTGVRTLLDLKMIDKVWGKGTRKDLFEASSDWYQNFSDYFSIKWRKAVESNMNALSRSLSEIRAIKEEYSEDEALAALLSKDEDKIEDAIKYYRWLLKLIVALETGKIFELIPKEE, encoded by the coding sequence ATGAATGATTTAGAAGGGCTGGCGCCCGAGCAAATAGAGAGAATCAGCAAGGCCCGGGAGCGCGTCATCGATTCCATCGGCAAGAACATGGATCTGTACGGCGTTACTCTGTCCATCGGCCATTTGTACGGATATATGTATTTCAAGCAGGGTCCGGTTACGCTGGACGAGCTGAGCAAATCGATGGGCATGAGCAAGACGTCCATGAGTACGGGTGTGCGGACGCTGCTTGATCTGAAGATGATCGATAAGGTATGGGGGAAAGGAACACGGAAGGATTTGTTCGAGGCCTCATCCGACTGGTACCAGAATTTCAGCGATTATTTCTCGATTAAGTGGAGAAAAGCGGTGGAAAGCAACATGAACGCCCTGTCTAGATCCTTAAGCGAGATCCGGGCGATTAAAGAAGAGTACAGCGAGGATGAAGCGCTGGCCGCTCTGCTGAGCAAGGATGAGGACAAAATCGAAGACGCGATAAAATATTACCGCTGGCTGCTGAAGCTGATCGTGGCTCTGGAAACCGGCAAAATTTTTGAACTAATTCCGAAAGAAGAATAG